DNA from Physeter macrocephalus isolate SW-GA unplaced genomic scaffold, ASM283717v5 random_379, whole genome shotgun sequence:
AGCGGCCCCCACGCCTTCGGTCCTCAGCTGCAAGCCACCCACCAAGCTCTTTCCCAGCTTCTGCACCCTGGGGCACCCCGGGACCTTTGGGGCTCCTACTCCCTGGGGTTGGGCCATGAAGGCAGGTGAGAAGAGTTACTGAAGACCCGTTGTGGGCCTGTTTCTGTCTCTGGGCTCCATGGAGGAGGGCTTGGGGATTGCTGGGACTGTCTCCCACTGCTGCTTTGGACTTAACTGGGGATACCTAAGGATCCTGGAGGTTGGAGGGCACTGGTTTTTTTGTCAGATAGTGGAACTAAGTTAGGAAAAAAGGACACGAGTCTGGTGAAAAGACGCTTAAAGCTTGGCTTTTGTGGAGTCCTCACAAAAACCTAGAAGTGGGCTCTTTAAGAATATTAGCTGGCTCATGAGGTTCGTAGAATGTCAACTAGAGTAGGAAGGCCAGAAACCCATAAAAAGACTGTAAAGTTGGCATGATGTCATGGCCAGAAGGAATGATGTCATTGCAGACCATTACAGAAAAGACTGATCTCTGTTATGTTAGGGAGTGAAGCGGGGTGGAGTCTTTAAAATGGATACAGAAACTATGATGTCAGAGCCCAGGTTAGCTGTGTGCAGTGGAGTGGAGTTTGGGTTCTTTGGGAAGAGGGCTGGTACCACCAAGAGGGAGGGTCCTGGTCTCTTTAAGGAGCTGTGGTGGGCTGTGAGAGCCTGGTGATGTCACAGGCGGGAGAGTTTAGGATTGGCTGACCACTGATCCTGCTTTTCCTTGAAAGgactgggaagaggaaggaagcaagaggGGGAAACTCCTTGGTTGCTATGGCAACACCAACCTTCCTTGCTTCATCTCTCCCCCACTTGACCATTCCAGATGCAGTGAGTGAGGGGGGGGCCATGGCGGAGGAGCGGCCCCCCCGGCTGGTGGATTACTTCGTGATAGCTGGGCTTGCAGGGAACGGAGCACCCATCCCTGAGGAAACGTGGGTTCCTGAACCCAGTGGGCCCCTTCGCCCTCCCCGGCCAGCTGAGCCCATCACAGATGTGGCAGTCATCGCTAGGGCCCTTGGCGAGGAGGTGCCCCAGGGCTACACATGCATCCAGGCTTCTGCGGGGGGCCACCCCTTGGAACTCAGTGCTGGGCTCCTGGGTGGAACTCAACCAGTCATCTGCTACCGGAGGGGGCGTGACAGGCCCCCCCTCGTTGAGCTGGGGTGTGTGCACCTACCCATGCTGGCaccaagggaggctgggaggagatCTGGGGTGAGGCAGGGAGAGGTAGGGGTATGGGATGAGGGATGTGCAATGGGAATGGGAAGAGAGTGGGCTAGAGGCCAGGGAGAAGGGCCTGAAGTTGTGCGTACTTAGTTCTCACACAGATTTGGGAGCATATACTTGTGCTGCTACttgctagctatgtgaccttaggcaggttaTTGAGCCCCTCTGGGCCTtttcccttatctgtaaattggggaaaATAATACCTCCTCATAGGGtggttgagaagattaaatgagataatccatgtaaggGACTTAGCACAGagtcaataaatggtagcttttattcttaatatttattaacgAGCTTGAGAACCATGGAAGGTTTGAGGAGTTGTTACTGATCAAGAAGTAGAGCCAAGGGCAGAAGAGGGGTACAGCGTTTTGGAGGGCAGAGTTCAGCAAGAAGTGGGTCCTGGTGTTGGGGTTTGACTAGGCTGAGTAGGTAGGACTAGGTAGGCAGATCTAGCAGGACTGGGGTCTTTCTCTGTATTGGACTTCTGacatctctctctgttctctgtgCCAAGGGTGTTGTATGAGGGGAAGGAACGTCCCAAGCCTGGCTTCCAAGTGCTAGCTACGACACCCTACAGCCACTCAGCCAACCTGGCACCTCCAGGCCCTGGGCACCCCCGCACCTACCTCACTTACCGGCGGGCAGCAGAGGGGGCAGGGTTGCATGCCCTGGGCATCACTGACCTCTGCCTGGTGCTGCCCAGCAAGGGCGAGGGCACGCCTCATACTTACTGCCAATTGCCCCGCAACCTCAACCCTGGCATGGTGAGTGGGACCCTGAGCCAGGAGCTGAGACCTGCACCATCTCTGTGTGACGGTGTGGACCCTGGGCACAAAGGGTATCCTAGGACCAAGGCGTCTAACGGTGGGGCGGGGCCCAGAGGTGTGACTCTCATCTTGGGGGACTGGGATTAGTGGGAGTTATAAAGACCACGTAGGGGTGGTGGAGAAAATGAACCCCAGAAACCTTTGTTAGCTGTGTGTCTGCTTGTCTCTTGCCATTTCTGGGGCAGTGGGGCCCAGCAGTGTACCTGTGCTACAAGGTGGGCCTGGCCAAGGCCAACACGCTGGTGTATGAGGCAGGTGAGTAGCCCCTCTGTCTCCAACCCCTTGACCCTCTGTGTTCCTCTGCCCTGATGCCTCTTGGCTGGTACCTTCAGTGTCCACAGAACTCACTTCCCCTTTGCTGCTTGGCCCTTCTCTGGGAtcccctgcttccttcccctgGAGTCTGATGGACCCTACTCCTTTTGGGTACCCCCACTCTGCCGGGGGTGCAGAGCTGCTGGGCCGCTACCCAGAGGAGGACAATGAGGCGTTCCCGCTGCCCGAGTCAGTGCCCGTCTTCTGCCTGCCCATGGGGGCCACTATCGAGTGCTGGCCTGCCCAGACCAAGTACCCCGTGCCCGTCTTCTCCACCTTTGTGCTCACGGGTGCAGCTGGTGATAAGGTGGGTGTGCAGAGTGTGGTCAGGGGTCCGGGCTCCACAGGGCCCGCCTGACTGCCCCTCTGTCCTGCCAGGTGTACGGTGCTGCCTTGCAGTTCTACGAGGCGTTCCCGAGGACCAGGCTCTCGGAGCGGCAAGCGCGGGCCCTGGGCCTGCTGAGCGCTGTGGAGCGGGGCCGGGCACTGGGGGGCCGAGCTGTGCGCAGCCGCCGTGCCATCGCTGTGCTGTCCCGCTGGCCTGCCTTCCCTGCCTTCCGCGCCTTCCTCACCTTCCTCTACCGCTACTCCGTCTCAGGCCCCCACCGCCTGCCCCTGGAAGCGTGAGCATGAGACTTTCCCGACACTGGGAAGGGTTATGAGGGGATCTCGGGAGGCCAGGAGAGATGGGTGAGATTAGGCTggagcgggggtggtggtggggacccTGGGTGGGCAGAGGAGTGGGGATGGGGCTGTAGTGCGTGGCTGGAGAGTTGGTCCATTGCAAAAGTGCTCCTGGCTGAGGGGCTGAGTGGGGCCTGAAATCCAGGCTACACTTGCTAGCTAAGTCCTGGCCAGGGGCTGTGCAGGCCCAGAGGGAATCTCTTCTGATTTGCATAAATGCTGTACATAATGGAGGCTCTGATGGCTGACACCAGTCTCGAGGTGGATCTCAGGGAGGATTAAGGTTCTTGTGGACAGGTGAAGGAGAAGAGCAAATGTGGCTGAATGAAGTAGACTGGGAGTCTGCCTCTAACTGgacccctctctcccccaggcACATCTCCCACTTCATTCACAatgtccccttcccttccccacagaGACCCCGCATCCTGGTGCAGGtgagagctgaggctggggctggatGGGAGGAGGAGAACTGCCAGGGGCTAGTCTTCACCATCCTGACCTGTGGCTCTTCTGTCTCCCAGATGTCTCCCTATGACAACCTGCTCCTCTGCCAGCCTGTAtcctcacccctgcccctcagGTATGTGCCCAGGTTGGGGGGGCTTTGATGACCAAGGACATGGTAGGTGCCAGGCAGGTGGGCACAGGTGTTGAGGTCTGTGCAGGCTGGGCCCGGGTGGTGTCTGTGCCCAGTGACTAGGGAAAGGCCTCCTGCTGACTCCTCCCCCACCTTGGCATTGCCCGCAGCGGTGCCAGCTTCCTGCAGCTGCTGCAGAGCCTAGGCCCTGAGCTGGCTGTCACGCTGCTACTGGCTGTGCTCACGGAACACAAACTACTAGTCCACTCACTGCGGCCGGACCTGCTCACCAGCGTCTGCGAGGCCCTCGTCTCTGTGAGTGCTACCCTGCCCAGACTGCCTTGCCTAGAGTGTTCTTTCTGGTGCCCCGGTCCCTACCTAGATTctccttacttttcttttcttggggAGGGTTCCTCAGCCTTTTACCCTTGGGCATGACCTACAGGACATACAGAGCCCAACTCCCACAGCTTCTCTCAACAGGCACCactccccagggcccaggccccCTCTCCTGCTGCCCCTACGCCCTGCTCACTGGTCCTCACTCCCTGATGCTTTAGATGATCTTCCCGCTGCACTGGCAGTGCCCCTACATTCCGCTGTGCCCGCTAGTGCTGGCAGACGTGCTGAGTGCCCCCGTGCCCTTCATCGTGGGTATCCACTCCAGTTACTTCGATCTGCATGACCCGCCTGCGGATGTCATCTGTGTTGATCTTGATACCAACACATTCTTCCAGTAAGAGGGTTGGGTCTTGTCCAGGGGGTTTCtaggtggggggggggcaggagagggctgGTGTATGCAGTGTACCTGCTCAAAAGCAGCCTCAGGCAAAACGTGGAGGAGGCTGGCGAGGAGCCCCAtcaccctttcttccttctgtttatcTCACAGGACTGAGGAAAAGAAGCCCCTCTCCCCTCGGATCCTGCCCCGCAGACCCTACAAGGTTCTGCTGGCTACACTGACAAACCTGTACCAGCAGCTGGATCAGAGTGAGGAGCGTGGGTGGCGGTGGGAGGCTGGAAACTGTCATTGACCTTAAACCTCCAGTTTGGGGAGGCCTGTGGAGAGCTGACCTTACTTGAGGAGGTTAGAGGAGTTAGGCTTTCATTTGGTGGAAGTGAGAGGAATTCAAATTCCAGTTTAAGCAAGAGGGAAGCGCATGTCACATTAATATTCCTGAATATGTCAGGGAGGTTGAGCTTGTCATTGGGGAGGCTTGAAACTGTTACCtgaaggtaactttttttttgtaaattcttttttttgaattaattaattatttatttttggctgcatcgggtcttcattgctgcgtgcgggcttttttctagttgcggcgagcgggggctactctttgttgcggtacacgggcttctcattgtggtggcttctcttgtggcgcacgggctctaggcacgtgggcttcagtagttgtggcgcgcgggctcagtagttgtggctcgcgggctctagagcgcaggctcagtagttgtggcgcacaggcttagttgctccgtggcatgtgggatcttcccagaccagggctcgaacccgtgtcccctgcattggcaggtggattcttaaccactgggccaccagggaagtccctgaaggtaACTTTTTAGTTACTATTGGTACCAGGTCTCTTAGGAGCTGCCGGTGGTGGGGTAGCAACAGTGACTTCTGTGTGAAGAGCAGGGTTGAGGCAAGCCCTACGGGTGCTGGCCCTGATTCTCAGGCTGCCCTGGTCCCCAGCATATACTGGACCCGAGGAGGAGGCCTCCCTGGAATTCCTACTGACAGACTACGAGGCAGTGTGTGGCCGCCGGGCCCGGCTGGAGCGCGAGGTCCAGGGAGCCTTCCTCCGCTTCATGGCCTGCCTGCTCAAGGGCTACCGGGACTTCCTGCGCCCGCTCACCCAGGCCCCCTCTGAGGGGTCTCGTGATGTCGACAACCTCTTCTTCCTGCAGGGTAAAGGGGGCCTGTCTCTGCTTGGGGAGGGTGTCACGGGAtgggtggccaggggctgggctcCATGGGGAAGCCCGGGGGGACAGGGAATCACACAGTTTCTTGTTCCTTCACTCAGCACATGTTTTTGTGGGCACCAGCTTTGAGATGTATGCTCTTCTGGGCTTGGAGAGGGGATAAGGGTACAAAGATGAACCAGCTGTGGCCCTGCCCtctgggaagccctgggcttgGTGGGGACACAGTGACGCCTGTGGTGAGCCACCCCCATGGGTGAAACTCTCTTCCCTTGGAGACTCCCTAGTCTGAGGTCCTCCTAGGTGCCAACAGATAAAAGGGAGGGGATTCCATGGAACTGTGGTGCTGGGGTAGCTGAGCTGGTCGGCTTGGCGTGTGGTGTAGTGGTGCCAAAGGGGCCAAAGAGGGGATGGCTTTGATGGCCTTGGACGCCAAGTTGGCAGGGAGCCAAGAAAAGGGTTCAGAAGGGGGTGCCTGTGGTAGGGACCCCTGGTAACCTTCCTCTGCCCCATTCTCATCCGTCAGGCTTCCTCAAATCCCGGGAACGCTCCAGCCACAAGCTGTACTCCCAGCTGCTACACACACAGATGTTCTCGCAGTTCATTGAGGAATGTTCTTTTGGCTCTGCTCGGCATGCTGCCCTGGAATTCTTTGACTCTTGTGTTGACAAGGTATTGGGCATTATCCCTTCTCTTCATGCCCTTTGCCCTCTGCTCTCCTCTTGGCAGTCTGTGTTATCCCAGGTATAAACACTCTACATCTCATCTGTGGCAGGGATGGTGCCCCTGGGGTTATACAGGGCACAGCCTATGCAGCATACGTGACCGGCCTCATAGACGTACCGTCTTCCCATTCCTCACTCCATCCCCCAGCTCTGTCTCCAGGGCCTTGGTGGAATCTGGACCCACTACCTCCTTCCCTGTGGCTATGCTTTCCTGGGAGATGCTCATTCTCTTACCATCCTGCTCCAGGTCCACCCAGAGCAGGAGAAGCCTGAGCCAACACCCTTGGTGGAGCTGGAGGAGCTGTCGGGAAGTGAGCTCACTGTCTTTATCACACCTCCCGAGGAGCCGCCGGCGCCAGAGGGCAGTGAATCTACCCCCCAGTACTGGTGAGAGCCTCTTGTCCCCTCACTTGTTGTGAGGCCCCATAGGCTGACTTAGTAACGACTGCTCCTGATGTtgcttctctctgcccctccagCTACGATGGGTTCCCCGAACTACGGGCTGAGCTGTTTGAGTCTCCTCAAGAGCAACCCGGGGCTCTGCCTGTGCCAGGTCCATCCCGTAGTGCCCCCAGCAGTCCTGCCCCTCGCCGTACCAAACAGGTAACCCGCAGGTGGGCCCCCCAGAGGCATCTGGCTCAGGCCAAGGGCtgctgcttcagtttcttcatctgtaaaatgggtataatagtaTTTACCCCATAAGGTCGTTGGAAGTTTCAGTTATGTCTGGCACATAAAAGGCACATgaaatattagctattgttaCCACTGTCATCATCCTCATCTTCATTTTCTGAGCACTCTGGGAAACCAGGGGCTTGCTGCCTCTTCCAGGGTACCTGCCTAAGCTCAAGCTAGGCATCTCTGCTTGGGGATCCTGGGCTGTGTGTGCAGCATCTCTCCCGCCTCGTCAGTGCACAGACCCTTCCTCAGGGAGGGTGCTGCTTCTCCCACACTATTTTAAGACCTGCGCTGCCCTGGCATTGTACTCACCCAGGTGTGTCCCCTGCCCTACCTAGGAGATGAAGATCGCACAGCGGATGGCGCAGAAGTCAGCAGCTGTGCCTGAGCTCTGGGCCCGGTGCCTGCTGGGCCACTGCTATGGGCTGTGGTTCCTGTGTCTGCCTGCCTATGTGCGGTCGGCGCCCTCCAGGGTGCGGGCACTGCAAACGGCTTACCAGGTGCTGCGCCAGATGGAGAGCCGCAAGGTGGTGCTGCCCGACGAGGTGGGCACCCGCGCCCAGTcccaggggcttgtgcaggcaTGGGGGCTGTGAGAGGGAAACTTGGTGACCATGGAAAGCAGATGGGGAGCACGGGCCCAAGTTGAGAGCTGGGCAGGTGCTCCATCACATTCACTGAATTAATGAGCACGTTCAGGGTGTAGCAGTAGAGACTGCAGGGTGGCAGGCTCAGCAGGAAGGGTAGGTGGCTCTGAGGCAAGCCCAGGAGCTGCCAGGGGCCAGTGAAGTCTGTGAGAACTGGGGAGGCTGGAGAAGGGTGCTCGCTGAGACTTGAGGACTTGGGCTGGGAGTGAGTCCGCTCTCATCCTGCGCATCTCCTGGCCCAGGTGTGTTATCGTGTGTTGATGCAGCTCTGCTCACACTATGGGCAGCCCGTGTTGTCTGTGCGGGTCATGCTGGACATGCGGCGGGCAGGCATCGTGCCCAACACCATCACCTACGGCTACTATAACAAGGTACCTAACTTGGGGTGAGGGGGGGATGGCAGCCTGTGCCAGGTATGTGTGTGGGGAGGATGCTGCTCCCTGACACCTgctgctctcccctctccttggAGATCAGGCCCATACAATCCAACAAGGTCCTGTCACCATTGTCACCCATTGTGCTCCTCTAGTGCCTTAGCACCTGCAGACGGTTTTCTCATACTTGGCTGCTTTGATTTTCACCCACAATACCCCTGACAAGGAGGTTGGGCGAGTACTGCTACCTCCCGATGATGGCTAATAGTGGGAGccaatatgccaggcactgttccaaatACATTTTCCACATCAAATCATTTTATCTTTACCACAGCCCCATGAAGTAGAATGATTATtgtccccatcttacagatgaggccATGAGGTTGCAGGGGCTTAGTAACTTGTCCGAGGTACCACAGTGAGTAAGTTAGGGAGTTAGGAGATGCACACAGGCATGCTGATGTTTCCTGAATTCAGGCCCTTAACCATGATACTAACctatgtttcctgttttttagatgaggaaactaatgaCCAAAAAAATGAACCGATTTCTTCAAAGCCCATAGTTTATAAACAGCAGAGTCTGGATCCAGGTTGTCTCCACTGCTTCTGGCTTCCTCTAGAACCCCTCAGGGTGGCAGCTGCCAACTGTCCCTTCTGGGCTCTCGTTCCTGGCTGAGCCATTGGCAGGACAGTCCTAGGCAGGATGTCTGGAGGAGAAGGTGGTCCCTGGGGCTCCAGGTCAGGCAGTTGGCGTCAGGCTGAGGCCAGGGTATGGAAGTAGGCCATCTTCATGGGCACTGTGCTTGGCAGGCCGTGCTGGAAAGCAAGTGGCCGTCTGGTACACCGGGTGGGCGCCTGCGCTGGGCCAAGCTCCGGAACGTGGTCCTGGGGGCTGCTCAGTTCCGCCAGCCCTTGAGAGAACGGCGGCAGCGGTGGCAGCATCCGAAgcgggaggaggaggcagagacGGCAGCACAAGAGGCAGGCGGCTCCCAGACAGGTGGGTAGGGGCTGGGGACACGGGCAGGGGGATAGGCATGGAGAGCTGGGGCTGGTCTAGTGGCTGGCACTGGGTGTTCTCAGAGTGGATAAACTATACTTGGCTGGTAACAAAAGAGATGAAGTTCTGCCTGGGAGGAGCCCTATAAATCCAGGTCCACGTAAGGAGCTCTGTTTTGGAACTGGGGGCTGGGTTTCTAGCTGGCTGCCTTTCAGCCCCCTCTCTGTCTTTTACAGAGCCCTATCTGGAGCGCCCCTCCCCTACCCGCCCCCTTCAGCGCCAGACTACCTGGGCTGGGCGAAGCCTGAGGGACCCTGCCTCGCCTACGGGCCGCCTGGTGAAGAGTGGCAGCCTGGGTAGTGCCCGAGGGGCACAGCCCACTGTGGAGGCTGGCGTGGCCCACAGTGAGTGCCCTTGTCCCACACCCCAACCCTCAGCCTCGTCAGCTTCCCTGACCACTTGCCAGTGAAAGAGGGGAAGGCCA
Protein-coding regions in this window:
- the DENND4B gene encoding DENN domain-containing protein 4B isoform X3 is translated as MAEERPPRLVDYFVIAGLAGNGAPIPEETWVPEPSGPLRPPRPAEPITDVAVIARALGEEVPQGYTCIQASAGGHPLELSAGLLGGTQPVICYRRGRDRPPLVELGVLYEGKERPKPGFQVLATTPYSHSANLAPPGPGHPRTYLTYRRAAEGAGLHALGITDLCLVLPSKGEGTPHTYCQLPRNLNPGMWGPAVYLCYKVGLAKANTLVYEAELLGRYPEEDNEAFPLPESVPVFCLPMGATIECWPAQTKYPVPVFSTFVLTGAAGDKVYGAALQFYEAFPRTRLSERQARALGLLSAVERGRALGGRAVRSRRAIAVLSRWPAFPAFRAFLTFLYRYSVSGPHRLPLEAHISHFIHNVPFPSPQRPRILVQMSPYDNLLLCQPVSSPLPLSGASFLQLLQSLGPELAVTLLLAVLTEHKLLVHSLRPDLLTSVCEALVSMIFPLHWQCPYIPLCPLVLADVLSAPVPFIVGIHSSYFDLHDPPADVICVDLDTNTFFQTEEKKPLSPRILPRRPYKVLLATLTNLYQQLDQTYTGPEEEASLEFLLTDYEAVCGRRARLEREVQGAFLRFMACLLKGYRDFLRPLTQAPSEGSRDVDNLFFLQGFLKSRERSSHKLYSQLLHTQMFSQFIEECSFGSARHAALEFFDSCVDKVHPEQEKPEPTPLVELEELSGSELTVFITPPEEPPAPEGSESTPQYCYDGFPELRAELFESPQEQPGALPVPGPSRSAPSSPAPRRTKQEMKIAQRMAQKSAAVPELWARCLLGHCYGLWFLCLPAYVRSAPSRVRALQTAYQVLRQMESRKVVLPDEVCYRVLMQLCSHYGQPVLSVRVMLDMRRAGIVPNTITYGYYNKAVLESKWPSGTPGGRLRWAKLRNVVLGAAQFRQPLRERRQRWQHPKREEEAETAAQEAGGSQTEPYLERPSPTRPLQRQTTWAGRSLRDPASPTGRLVKSGSLGSARGAQPTVEAGVAHMIEALGVLEPRGSPVPWHDGSLSDLSLTGEEPAPGGSPGDAGSALSTQSAETLQGPSGRVPKAGWHQDEASTPRRGLGARLQQLLTPSRRSPASRVPPPELPPDLPPPARRSPMDSLLRPRERPGSTASEVSSASLGSEWDLSESSLSSMSLRHSSERLSDTPGSFQPPSLEILLSSCSLCRACDSLVYDEEIMAGWAPDDSNLNTTCPFCTCPFVPLLSVQTFDSRPSAPSPKPASAGASGSKDAPVPGGPGPVLSDRRLCLALDEPQLCNGHVGGTSRRVESGAWAYLSPLVLRKELESLVENEGSEVLALPELPAAHPIIFWNLLWYFQRLRLPSILPCLVLASCDGPPPPQAPSPWIMPDPASVQVRLLWDVLTPDPVSCPPLYVLWRVHSQIPQRVVWPGPVPASLSLALLESVLRHVGLNEVHKAIGLLLETLGPPSTGLHLQRGIYREILFLTLAALGKDHVDIVAFDKKYKSAFNKLASSMGKEELRQRRAQMPTPKAIDCRKYFGAPLEC